Proteins encoded together in one Porites lutea chromosome 2, jaPorLute2.1, whole genome shotgun sequence window:
- the LOC140927279 gene encoding uncharacterized protein, which translates to MATHTVGHQEVLPCVAALILSTVSFLFISESYASPYYTQASGRESLEPKILEYVDYIERPTISSPLERFLDRPRVLYTLAKAAEIAVDRHSIKTQRPYRLRQIIGLKELHNNTAFWFHVVLEDGKSLKEAFFDVVIPHSSLEKKEFDSSEFRFGEFKFKEVLEEKCDELSSRANCTCGYLGRCDRGTAEISAWLAFALKTQREIQLDTPFDQIQMVSAHNAFNDRANGYGLPDDCPWPPPYKHTCLDLANQEFSFTDLLDMGVRGMEIDPWWCFDKMLMSHDDDKPYRGCAPWDRTFEDGIKEIGEWVHKPENMHEIVRLYFEDGATHTFGHDDLINGPIAEYLGDKVLTPNESAKYFPGRWPTARELRKLQKSVVIAAGGDNHGGEFIFDLYWHELTRNKFVSHANCSAFKQNTPSRVYCDSTEYIFFWDGPKETGVILDFSQFMKCGVTYPAADQVNPVLLATAVFTWAEGEPSKALTEQSCVFLNGKTERWYVGDCQQAHPFACQSTMTANDWVISNATGVYTKAVCPDGYEFSIPHNGLEHQTLVNVMDGKNTWINITPYIHLLA; encoded by the coding sequence ATGGCGACGCATACAGTCGGCCATCAAGAGGTCTTGCCATGTGTGGCAGCCTTAATTTTGTCCACAGTATCTTTCCTCTTCATTAGTGAATCCTATGCGTCGCCATATTATACGCAAGCTTCGGGCAGAGAATCTCTTGAACCAAAAATACTCGAATATGTTGATTACATCGAAAGGCCGACAATATCGAGTCCACTGGAAAGGTTTCTCGACCGCCCGAGAGTATTGTATACTCTGGCGAAAGCTGCCGAGATTGCTGTAGACAGACACAGCATCAAGACACAAAGACCTTATCGACTGCGGCAAATTATCGGGCTGAAAGAACTTCATAATAACACAGCCTTCTGGTTTCATGTGGTTCTGGAAGACGGGAAGTCACTTAAAGAAGCGTTCTTTGATGTCGTAATCCCTCATAGTTCGctggaaaagaaagaatttgACTCATCTGAGTTCAGATTCggagaattcaaatttaaagAAGTTCTGGAGGAAAAATGCGATGAGCTAAGCAGTCGCGCTAACTGTACATGTGGTTACCTCGGCAGATGTGACAGAGGAACAGCAGAGATTTCAGCATGGCTAGCTTTTGCACTTAAAACACAGAGAGAGATTCAACTTGACACACCTTTTGACCAGATACAAATGGTGTCTGCTCACAATGCTTTCAATGACCGAGCTAATGGGTATGGATTACCGGACGACTGTCCCTGGCCGCCACCCTATAAACATACTTGCCTGGACCTGGCCAATCAGGAGTTTAGTTTTACCGACCTACTTGACATGGGTGTACGGGGCATGGAAATTGACCCTTGGTGGTGTTTTGACAAGATGTTAATGAGCCATGATGATGACAAGCCTTATCGTGGATGTGCGCCCTGGGACAGAACATTTGAGGACGGCATAAAAGAAATAGGTGAATGGGTACACAAACCAGAAAACATGCACGAGATTGTGCGCTTGTACTTTGAAGATGGGGCTACCCACACTTTTGGACACGATGACTTAATAAATGGCCCCATCGCAGAGTATCTAGGTGACAAAGTACTCACACCCAATGAATCTGCAAAGTACTTCCCAGGAAGATGGCCGACAGCAAGAGAATTGCGGAAACTTCAAAAGAGCGTTGTCATAGCTGCAGGAGGTGACAATCATGGTGGGGAATTTATCTTTGACCTATACTGGCATGAGCTGACAAGGAATAAATTTGTCAGTCATGCTAACTGTTCAGCATTCAAACAAAACACACCATCAAGAGTCTACTGTGACAGCACAGAATATATCTTTTTTTGGGATGGCCCAAAAGAAACCGGTGTTATTCTTGATTTTTCCCAGTTTATGAAGTGTGGGGTGACATATCCTGCCGCAGATCAAGTCAATCCTGTATTACTGGCTACTGCCGTATTCACATGGGCTGAAGGTGAACCTTCCAAGGCTCTAACAGAACAGTCATGTGTGTTCTTAAATGGCAAGACAGAGCGGTGGTATGTAGGCGACTGTCAACAGGCTCACCCATTTGCCTGTCAGTCTACTATGACAGCCAATGACTGGGTGATAAGTAATGCTACAGGAGTGTACACTAAAGCGGTTTGTCCAGACGGCTATGAGTTTAGCATTCCTCACAATGGCCTAGAACATCAGACATTAGTTAATGTCATGGATGGCAAAAACACATGGATCAACATTACCCCTTACATTCATTTGCTGgcatga
- the LOC140927278 gene encoding uncharacterized protein produces MATHTVGHQEILPCTAVLILSTVSFLFISESNGSLYYKKASGRESLEPKILEYVDYFERPTISSPLKKFLDRPRVLYTLAKAAEFAVDRQSMKTQRPYRLRQIVGLRELHNNTAFWFHVVLEDGKSLKEAFFNVVIPHTSSLEKKEFDSSELRFGEFEYSGVREEKCDELSSRANCTCGYFGRCDRGTAEISTWLAFALKTQREIQLDTPFDQLQMVSAHNAFNDRADGYGILDDCPWPPPYKHTCLDLANQEFTFTDLLDMGVRGMEIDPWWCFGKMLMSHDDGKPYLGCAPWDREFEDGIKEIGEWVHKPQNMHEIVRLYFEDGATHTFGHDDLINGPIAEYLGDKVLTPNESAKYFPGRWPTTRELRKLQKNVVIAAGGDNHGGEFIFDLYWNGLTRNEFVSHANCSAFKQNTPSRVYCDSTEYFFFWDGPKETGVILDFSQFMKCGVTYPAADQVNPVLLATAIFTWAEGEPSKALTPQSCVFLNGKTERWYVGDCQQAHPFACQSTMTANDWVISNATGVYTKAVCPDGYEFSIPHNGLEHQTLVNVMGGKDTWINITPYIHLLA; encoded by the coding sequence atggcGACGCATACAGTCGGCCACCAAGAGATCCTCCCATGTACAGCAGTCCTAATTTTGTCCACAGTATCTTTCCTCTTCATTAGCGAATCCAATGGGTCGCTATATTATAAGAAAGCTTCGGGCAGAGAATCGCTTGAACCAAAAATACTCGAATACGTTGATTACTTCGAGAGGCCGACAATATCAAGTCCATTGAAAAAGTTTCTCGACCGCCCGAGAGTATTGTATACGCTGGCGAAAGCTGCCGAGTTTGCCGTCGACAGACAAAGCATGAAAACACAAAGACCTTATCGACTACGGCAAATTGTCGGGTTGAGAGAACTTCATAATAACACTGCCTTCTGGTTTCATGTGGTTCTGGAAGACGGGAAGTCACTTAAAGAAGCGTTCTTTAATGTCGTAATCCCTCATACTAGTTcgctggaaaaaaaagaatttgactCATCTGAGTTGAGATTCGGAGAATTCGAATACAGTGGAGTTCGGGAGGAAAAATGTGATGAGCTAAGCAGTCGCGCTAACTGTACATGTGGTTACTTTGGCAGATGCGACAGAGGAACAGCTGAGATTTCGACATGGCTAGCTTTTGCACTTAAAACGCAGAGAGAGATTCAACTTGACACACCTTTCGACCAGCTACAAATGGTGTCTGCTCACAATGCTTTCAACGACCGAGCTGATGGGTATGGAATACTGGACGACTGTCCCTGGCCGCCACCCTATAAACATACTTGCCTGGACCTGGCCAATCAGGAGTTTACTTTTACCGACCTACTTGACATGGGTGTACGGGGCATGGAAATTGACCCTTGGTGGTGTTTTGGCAAGATGCTAATGAGCCATGATGATGGCAAGCCTTATCTTGGATGTGCACCCTGGGACAGAGAGTTTGAGGACGGCATAAAAGAAATAGGTGAATGGGTACACAAACCACAAAACATGCACGAGATTGTACGCTTGTACTTTGAAGATGGGGCTACGCACACCTTTGGACACGATGACTTAATAAATGGCCCCATCGCAGAGTATCTAGGTGACAAAGTACTCACACCCAATGAATCTGCAAAGTACTTCCCAGGAAGATGGCCGACCACAAGAGAATTGCGGAAACTTCAAAAGAACGTTGTCATAGCTGCAGGTGGTGACAATCATGGTGGGGAATTTATCTTTGACCTATACTGGAATGGGCTGACAAGGAATGAATTTGTCAGTCATGCTAACTGTTCAGCATTCAAACAAAACACACCATCAAGAGTCTACTGTGACAGCAcagaatatttctttttttgggaTGGCCCAAAAGAAACTGGTGTTATTCTTGATTTTTCCCAGTTTATGAAGTGTGGGGTGACATATCCTGCCGCGGATCAAGTCAATCCTGTATTACTGGCCACTGCGATATTCACATGGGCTGAAGGTGAACCTTCCAAGGCTCTAACACCACAGTCATGTGTGTTCTTAAATGGCAAGACAGAGCGGTGGTATGTAGGCGACTGTCAACAGGCCCACCCATTTGCCTGTCAGTCTACTATGACAGCCAATGACTGGGTGATAAGTAATGCTACAGGAGTGTACACTAAAGCGGTTTGTCCAGATGGCTATGAGTTTAGCATTCCTCACAATGGCCTAGAACATCAGACATTAGTTAATGTCATGGGTGGCAAAGATACATGGATAAACATTACCCCTTACATTCATTTGCTGGCATGA